From one Streptomyces sp. NBC_01478 genomic stretch:
- a CDS encoding ABC transporter substrate-binding protein — protein MRRRRAYGAVVVVAALLTSAGCASKSAQDSGTSGSGTTRTVTPVDGCGTSSWTDPADLSPTRAPARCRPLTPAPRPLTKTRKVTIATGTLSAEYVAPLEVALEKGEFKKEGLDVTLKVLPTPDALPLLAKGDIDAMWAAPEAAVMNGIEGGFDIKWVAGNFSPDPESKSGLWVKLKKGEAAADVRMAGRRMGTMIGKGSVIAYPMEKALATHGGGLDKIRYQQLGSADVLTALQNGGVDSAWLLDPVWRKVDDNPRYAFLGGQPQGEPLGGMLYGRTLLNDDVDAGVALLRAYIRTVDTYFAGDYKSDSAFVTYLAKLLKADESVLKSTPSLTMDWEIRAGTTTRLQAAYKAAGVSKGAVLPESRTVDRSLYEEAVGHRP, from the coding sequence ATGAGAAGACGTCGTGCGTACGGTGCGGTCGTCGTCGTCGCGGCCTTGCTGACATCGGCGGGCTGCGCGTCGAAGTCCGCGCAGGATTCCGGGACTTCGGGCTCGGGCACCACCCGCACGGTCACCCCGGTGGACGGCTGCGGCACGTCCTCCTGGACGGACCCGGCGGACCTCTCCCCCACCCGCGCCCCGGCACGCTGCCGCCCCCTCACCCCGGCACCCCGCCCCCTCACCAAGACGCGAAAGGTGACGATCGCGACCGGAACGCTGAGCGCGGAGTATGTCGCCCCGCTCGAAGTCGCCCTGGAAAAAGGGGAGTTCAAGAAGGAGGGCCTGGACGTCACCCTCAAGGTCCTCCCGACCCCGGACGCGTTGCCCCTGCTGGCCAAGGGGGACATCGACGCGATGTGGGCAGCCCCGGAGGCGGCCGTCATGAACGGCATCGAGGGCGGCTTCGACATCAAGTGGGTCGCCGGGAACTTCTCACCCGACCCCGAGTCGAAGAGCGGTCTGTGGGTCAAGCTGAAGAAGGGCGAGGCGGCGGCCGACGTCCGGATGGCGGGCCGCAGGATGGGCACGATGATCGGCAAGGGCTCGGTGATCGCGTACCCCATGGAGAAGGCCCTCGCGACCCACGGCGGCGGCCTGGACAAGATCCGGTACCAGCAACTCGGTTCGGCCGACGTCCTCACCGCCCTCCAGAACGGCGGCGTCGACTCCGCCTGGCTCCTCGACCCGGTCTGGCGCAAGGTCGACGACAACCCCCGGTACGCCTTCCTCGGCGGCCAACCGCAGGGCGAGCCCCTGGGCGGCATGCTCTACGGCCGCACACTCCTGAACGACGACGTGGACGCCGGCGTGGCCCTCCTCCGGGCCTACATCCGCACGGTGGACACGTACTTCGCGGGCGACTACAAGAGCGACTCGGCCTTCGTTACATACCTGGCGAAGCTCCTGAAGGCGGACGAGTCGGTCCTGAAGTCGACCCCGTCGCTGACCATGGACTGGGAGATCCGCGCGGGCACGACAACGCGACTACAGGCCGCGTACAAGGCGGCCGGCGTCTCGAAGGGCGCCGTACTCCCGGAATCCAGGACCGTGGACCGCTCGCTGTACGAGGAGGCGGTGGGCCACCGGCCGTAG
- a CDS encoding ABC transporter permease — MTTVAPDRKESLLVRRPGPHELRPVRTHRRRRALELSLAVAVPVVLILWWQLAATQGWLDDRVYPAPSTILSDGWTRAAAGDLWPDVWATTRRVLAGYAIGTATGYALGLLMGSLSLVRAALEPLLDALYVVPKLALLPVFLNMFGLGEGPQVALVATTVFFFVWISTMSAVVAIPSGHRDAGRVFGAGPWQMFRHVLLPASLPAVLVGARIAAGVAVLVIVASEQIAATNGLGHLIFDSRALFENDVMFVGIVCVAVLGVVFSELVRVAGRLLTPWAPRDRGRGQS; from the coding sequence ATGACCACCGTCGCCCCCGACCGCAAGGAATCGCTCCTGGTCCGCCGCCCCGGCCCGCACGAACTCCGTCCCGTACGCACCCACCGCCGCCGGCGCGCACTCGAACTGTCCCTCGCCGTGGCCGTCCCCGTCGTCCTGATCCTGTGGTGGCAACTGGCCGCCACGCAGGGCTGGTTGGACGACCGCGTCTACCCGGCCCCCTCGACGATCCTCTCCGACGGCTGGACCCGGGCCGCCGCCGGCGACCTGTGGCCGGACGTGTGGGCCACCACCCGACGCGTCCTGGCCGGCTACGCGATCGGCACGGCGACCGGTTATGCCCTGGGCCTCCTGATGGGCTCTCTCTCCCTCGTCCGGGCCGCGCTGGAACCGTTGTTGGACGCCCTGTACGTCGTACCGAAACTGGCCCTGCTGCCGGTCTTCCTCAACATGTTCGGCCTGGGCGAGGGCCCCCAGGTGGCCCTGGTCGCGACCACGGTCTTCTTCTTCGTCTGGATCTCGACGATGTCGGCGGTCGTGGCGATCCCCTCCGGACACCGCGACGCGGGCCGGGTGTTCGGCGCCGGCCCCTGGCAGATGTTCCGCCATGTCCTCCTCCCCGCCTCCCTCCCCGCGGTCCTGGTGGGCGCGCGCATCGCGGCGGGCGTGGCGGTCCTGGTCATCGTCGCCTCGGAACAGATCGCCGCGACGAACGGCCTGGGCCACCTGATCTTCGACTCCCGCGCGCTGTTCGAGAACGACGTGATGTTCGTGGGCATCGTCTGCGTGGCCGTCCTGGGGGTCGTCTTCTCCGAACTGGTGCGGGTGGCAGGCCGGTTGCTCACACCGTGGGCACCACGCGACCGAGGACGGGGACAGTCATGA
- a CDS encoding ABC transporter ATP-binding protein yields the protein MGDPHPKLHATQLTRAFGRPPHQVDALGPLELTVAPGEFVCLVGPSGCGKSTLLRIAAGLLRPSTGTLEIRTSSPRPAAMIFQDYGIYDWKSVRANVRFGLDVQRVPRREANARADEWLTRMGLADFAHAYPATLSGGMRQRVAIARALAVEPELLLMDEPFAALDAQLRTILQDELLDLTQKLHTTTLFITHSLEEALVLGDRVLVMSARPGRIIAEHRPPFPRPRTGGIRDTPEFTALKAELWELLRKEAVPA from the coding sequence GTGGGAGACCCGCACCCAAAACTCCACGCCACCCAACTGACCCGCGCCTTCGGCCGCCCACCGCACCAGGTCGACGCCCTCGGCCCCCTCGAACTCACCGTCGCCCCCGGCGAGTTCGTCTGCCTGGTCGGCCCGTCCGGCTGCGGAAAGTCCACCCTCCTCCGCATCGCCGCGGGCCTGCTGCGCCCGAGCACGGGCACCCTGGAGATCCGCACGTCCAGCCCCCGCCCGGCGGCCATGATCTTCCAGGACTACGGCATCTACGACTGGAAGTCGGTCCGCGCCAACGTCCGCTTCGGCCTGGACGTCCAACGCGTCCCGCGCCGCGAGGCGAACGCCCGCGCCGACGAGTGGCTGACCCGCATGGGCCTCGCCGACTTCGCGCACGCGTACCCGGCGACCCTCTCCGGCGGTATGCGCCAGCGCGTCGCGATCGCCCGCGCACTCGCCGTAGAACCCGAACTCCTGCTGATGGACGAGCCGTTCGCCGCCCTGGACGCGCAACTCCGCACGATCCTCCAGGACGAACTCCTCGACCTCACGCAGAAGTTGCACACGACCACCCTCTTCATCACGCACAGCCTGGAGGAGGCCCTCGTCCTCGGCGACCGCGTGCTGGTCATGTCCGCCCGTCCGGGCCGGATCATCGCCGAACACCGCCCGCCGTTCCCGCGCCCCCGCACCGGCGGCATCCGCGACACCCCCGAATTCACCGCCCTGAAAGCCGAGTTGTGGGAGCTGCTGCGCAAGGAGGCGGTACCGGCATGA
- a CDS encoding Fur family transcriptional regulator: MSDLLERLRGRGWRMTAQRRVVAEVLDGDHVHLTADEVHSRAVAKLPEISRATVYNTLGELVSLGEVLEVSTDKRAKRYDPNAHSPHHHLVCANCGQIRDVHPGGNPLADLPDSERFGFTVSDVEVTYRGLCPNCASA, from the coding sequence ATGAGTGACCTTCTGGAGCGGCTGCGCGGACGCGGATGGCGGATGACCGCACAGCGACGCGTCGTGGCCGAAGTGCTCGACGGCGACCACGTCCACCTGACCGCCGACGAGGTCCACTCCCGTGCCGTGGCCAAGCTGCCCGAGATCTCCCGGGCGACGGTCTACAACACGCTGGGCGAGCTGGTCTCGCTCGGCGAGGTCCTGGAAGTCTCCACGGACAAGCGAGCCAAGCGCTACGACCCGAACGCGCACAGCCCCCACCACCACCTGGTCTGCGCCAACTGCGGCCAGATCCGCGACGTCCACCCGGGCGGCAACCCGCTCGCCGACCTCCCCGACTCGGAGCGCTTCGGCTTCACGGTCTCGGACGTCGAGGTGACCTACCGCGGGCTGTGCCCCAACTGCGCGAGCGCGTAG
- a CDS encoding CBS domain-containing protein: MLVRDAMSTVVLTIGPAHTLRQAAALMSSRHVGAAVVLDPDAGGIGILTERDILNSLGKGQDPDTERAHAHTTTDVVFATPAWTLEDAASAMAHGGFRHLIVLDHAEPAGIVSVRDIIRCWAPARQQVPA, translated from the coding sequence ATGCTGGTCCGCGACGCCATGAGCACGGTGGTCCTCACCATCGGCCCCGCCCACACCCTCCGCCAGGCAGCCGCCCTGATGTCCTCGCGCCATGTCGGCGCGGCCGTGGTCCTCGACCCGGACGCCGGCGGCATCGGCATCCTCACCGAACGCGACATCCTCAACTCGCTCGGCAAGGGCCAGGACCCGGACACCGAGCGCGCCCACGCCCACACCACCACGGACGTCGTCTTCGCCACCCCGGCCTGGACCCTGGAGGACGCGGCGAGCGCGATGGCCCACGGCGGCTTCCGCCACCTCATCGTCCTCGACCACGCCGAGCCCGCCGGCATCGTCTCGGTCCGCGACATCATCCGCTGCTGGGCACCCGCACGACAGCAGGTACCGGCCTGA
- a CDS encoding esterase/lipase family protein, whose product MHLHTRPSGPTKAVAVFIHGLNGSGYGTWNAWPRLLFEGGDGTPSMDVAIYDYPSLLRAVRYLRLGADIDVQARQLADHLAELSNEYEEVYLVAHSLGGLVAESAVSIYLQDAQSKDATCLPVSPVAAIFLMASPMGGSGKALFFLSFFRDVKRLRLLSKEQARYADFFNSYVQVQCLASEGKYRFIVPRYAGIATLDIAVSATSASGALPKEQKQQFKGTHFSVVKPKEATDPQHVWVLQRMRDVQDIRAQWYRNEKQKKMSAVLEDGSTPDFFVTQLEGERRSSEWEIIYNAVRADTSTSYVEVVDYNYVRAGTKVDLLITLNDASGVMDEKSASKRVVVQAVDSFEKGRVASVGICPVGERHSEAESEVGKWLPSALQNKFYIEGSHDSGGIGQVISRWIDACLHSHPVRQSERSQRGLLQLNYDAYEEAEDL is encoded by the coding sequence ATGCACCTCCATACTCGGCCTTCAGGGCCCACTAAAGCTGTCGCCGTATTCATTCACGGTCTGAATGGAAGCGGATATGGAACATGGAATGCTTGGCCCCGACTCCTCTTCGAAGGAGGAGATGGGACACCCTCGATGGACGTGGCTATCTATGACTACCCGAGTCTCCTGAGAGCTGTACGATATTTGCGCCTCGGGGCTGACATTGATGTTCAAGCGCGGCAACTTGCCGATCATCTGGCGGAGCTGAGTAATGAATACGAAGAAGTGTATTTGGTTGCTCACAGTCTGGGAGGACTAGTAGCCGAGTCTGCCGTTAGCATTTATCTACAAGATGCACAATCAAAGGATGCGACTTGCTTGCCCGTTTCTCCTGTAGCGGCAATTTTTTTGATGGCGTCACCAATGGGAGGGTCGGGGAAGGCGCTTTTCTTTCTGTCGTTCTTCCGAGACGTGAAACGATTGCGCCTTCTCTCTAAAGAGCAAGCGAGATACGCGGATTTCTTCAACTCGTACGTTCAGGTCCAGTGCCTGGCGTCTGAGGGAAAATATCGATTTATCGTTCCGCGTTATGCGGGGATTGCAACATTGGATATTGCCGTGAGTGCTACCAGTGCTTCTGGCGCACTTCCGAAAGAGCAGAAGCAGCAGTTCAAAGGTACACATTTCTCTGTTGTGAAACCCAAGGAGGCGACCGACCCACAGCATGTTTGGGTACTCCAAAGAATGCGCGATGTTCAAGATATTCGAGCTCAGTGGTATCGAAATGAAAAACAGAAAAAGATGAGCGCGGTGTTGGAAGACGGGTCAACGCCCGACTTCTTTGTGACGCAACTCGAGGGAGAGCGTCGTAGTTCAGAATGGGAAATCATCTACAACGCTGTCCGCGCTGACACCTCCACGTCTTATGTCGAGGTGGTTGATTACAATTACGTAAGAGCAGGAACCAAGGTTGACCTCCTAATCACCCTGAATGATGCATCGGGCGTCATGGATGAGAAATCGGCATCAAAAAGAGTTGTCGTTCAAGCTGTTGATTCCTTTGAGAAAGGGAGAGTGGCCTCAGTCGGTATCTGTCCTGTAGGTGAACGTCACTCGGAAGCAGAATCCGAGGTGGGTAAGTGGCTACCCTCAGCACTGCAGAACAAGTTTTATATTGAAGGCTCCCATGATTCCGGAGGGATCGGTCAGGTAATTAGTCGGTGGATTGACGCCTGCCTACACAGCCATCCCGTCAGGCAATCTGAACGGAGTCAGCGAGGTCTGCTCCAGTTGAATTACGACGCTTATGAGGAGGCTGAGGATCTATGA